The following are from one region of the Nocardioides marmotae genome:
- a CDS encoding isochorismatase family protein, whose amino-acid sequence MARALLVVDIQNDFCEGGSLPVVGGAQVARDVTTLLRARRGDWAHVVATKDHHRDPGDHWSSDPDFVDSWPVHCEVGTTGEEFHPELDASGFEAVFRKGEHAAAYSGFEGRAEDGPGLADWLRERGVSEVDVCGIATDHCVRATALDAAAAGFATRVLLDLCAGVAPATTEAALGEMRGAGVEVA is encoded by the coding sequence ATGGCCCGTGCACTGCTCGTCGTCGACATCCAGAACGACTTCTGCGAGGGCGGCTCGCTGCCCGTGGTCGGCGGCGCGCAGGTCGCGCGCGACGTGACCACGCTGCTCCGCGCGCGGCGTGGGGACTGGGCGCACGTGGTCGCCACCAAGGACCACCACCGCGATCCGGGCGACCACTGGTCGAGCGACCCCGACTTCGTGGACTCCTGGCCGGTGCACTGCGAGGTCGGCACCACCGGCGAGGAGTTCCACCCCGAGCTGGACGCGAGCGGCTTCGAGGCGGTCTTCCGCAAGGGCGAGCACGCGGCGGCGTACTCCGGCTTCGAGGGGCGCGCCGAGGACGGCCCGGGCCTCGCGGACTGGCTGCGCGAGCGCGGGGTCAGCGAGGTCGACGTCTGCGGGATCGCGACCGACCACTGCGTGCGCGCCACGGCGCTGGACGCCGCCGCGGCAGGCTTCGCCACGCGGGTGCTGCTCGACCTGTGCGCGGGCGTCGCGCCCGCCACCACCGAGGCGGCGCTCGGCGAGATGCGTGGGGCGGGTGTCGAGGTTGCCTGA
- a CDS encoding enoyl-CoA hydratase-related protein, translated as MPESTGSPDSPSPEVRVEVADGVLRLTMDRPRALNALTPDMPSLMAAEIERATARDDVRVVVLTGTGRAFSTGADISGKYTIDETSMDTANRWIRAITTCDKPVVAAVNGVAAGVSCSAALACDLVVAAESASFLLPFANIGLMVDGGASATVAAAIGRARAMRMALLAEPLPARTAYDVGLVSHLAPDDSFAAEVDALVARLAAGPPLALAASKKAVNAATLTQLEPALEREKSGQTVLLRTADVVEGVVAFAERRPPVFRGE; from the coding sequence TTGCCTGAGTCGACTGGGTCGCCGGACTCCCCCTCCCCCGAGGTCCGCGTCGAGGTCGCCGACGGCGTGCTGCGGCTGACGATGGACCGCCCGCGGGCGCTCAACGCCCTCACCCCCGACATGCCCTCGCTGATGGCCGCCGAGATCGAGCGCGCGACGGCCCGCGACGACGTCCGGGTCGTGGTGCTGACCGGGACCGGCCGGGCGTTCAGCACCGGCGCGGACATCTCCGGGAAGTACACGATCGACGAGACCTCGATGGACACCGCGAACCGGTGGATCCGCGCGATCACCACCTGCGACAAGCCGGTCGTGGCCGCGGTCAACGGCGTCGCGGCCGGGGTCAGCTGCTCGGCCGCGCTGGCCTGCGACCTGGTCGTCGCCGCGGAGTCGGCCTCGTTCCTGCTGCCCTTCGCCAACATCGGGCTGATGGTCGACGGTGGCGCGTCCGCGACCGTCGCGGCCGCGATCGGCCGGGCCCGGGCGATGCGGATGGCGCTGCTCGCCGAGCCCCTGCCGGCCCGCACGGCGTACGACGTGGGGCTGGTCAGCCACCTCGCGCCCGACGACTCCTTCGCCGCCGAGGTCGACGCCCTCGTCGCCCGCCTCGCCGCCGGTCCGCCGCTCGCGCTGGCCGCCAGCAAGAAGGCCGTGAACGCCGCCACCCTCACCCAGCTCGAGCCCGCCCTCGAGCGCGAGAAGTCCGGCCAGACGGTCCTGCTCCGCACCGCCGACGTCGTCGAGGGTGTCGTCGCCTTCGCCGAGCGCCGTCCGCCCGTCTTCCGCGGGGAGTGA